Part of the uncultured Cohaesibacter sp. genome is shown below.
TAACCTTTGCGGCGGGGCCGACATTCTGCTCCATCCAGCGCTTGACCACCGGCTCGGAGGTGTTCCAGAGGTTCAGCTCCTTGTCCATCATCCGGGCGACCCCTTCGACGACAACCATGGTTTTTTGCAGAAGGATCAGCTCGGTGCGGGTAGCCATGCCGAAGAGTTCAGTGAATTCGAACAGCTGGCTCAACAGGCTCGCCATAGAAATTTCGGAGGAAGCGCGACCATGAATTGGCTCACCAATGGAACGCAGCGCCTGAGCGAAGGTGTCGATATCCTGATTGCTGGGCACATAGCCCGCATCGAAATGCACCTGTGAGACCCGGCGATAGTCGCGCACGATGAAACCGTAGAGAATCTCGGCCAGAAAGCGCTGCTCCTTGGGTCCTATCCGGCCCATGATGCCGAAGTCGACGGCGACCAGCTTGCCATCGGGATCAAGAAACAGATTTCCCGGATGCATGTCCGCATGGAAGAAGCCGTTGCCGAGCGCGTGGCGCAGGAAGGACTGGATCACCGTTTCGCCCAGCGCTTTCAGATCATGCCCCGATGCCCTCAGCGCCTCCATGTCATTGAGTTTGATGCCGTCGATCCATTCCATCGTCAGGATGGTCTTGGTCGACTTGTCCCAATGAACGGTGGGTACGCGAAAATCGGTGTCCTTGGCGCAATGCTCGCCGAGCTCGCTCATGGCGGCAGCTTCGAGGCGGAAGTCCATTTCGAGCTGGATCGAGCGGGCGAGGGTGTCGACCACGGCGACCGGGCGCAGGCGGCGCGACGGCGTGTGGATTGCCTCGATCATCCGGGCTGCGATGTAAAAACCGGCAAGATCGGCATGGAAGCGCTCGGCGATGTTCGGTCTGAGGACCTTGACCGCGACCTGCTGCAATTCGCCATCGGCATCAAGGAAGCTTGCCTTGTGGACCTGTGCGATGGATGCGGCGGCGACCGGATCAGAGAAGTCGACAAACACCGCTTCGACCGGTTTCCCCAGTGCCTCGGCGACAGCCTTGCGGGCGGCTTCGAGACCAAAGGCAGGCACGCGATCCTGCAGGCTCGTCAAGGCCTCGGCCAGCTCCGGGCCCACCACATCGGGACGGGTGGCCAGAAACTGCCCCATCTTGACGTAGGACGGCCCGAGACGATTGAGCGCAGCGCTGAGGCGTTCGCCCTTGTTGCGGTCCGATATGCCGCGATGCTCGATGAGGCGCAGCACGGACAGGCCAAGGCGCGGGACCGTCGGAAGGTCTGCGGGCGGCTCGATGATGGAAAAGACCCCTTCGCGGGCAAGGATGTACCCTGCACGCGCCAGCCGGAACAGGGCAGAAGACGCTCCGATCATGTCCTTGTCGCCCCCTTTACAGCTTCCAGCCCGAATGCATGGCGGTGATGCCGCCTGACAGGTTGCGATAGGTGACCTGTTCGAAGCCGGCCTTTTCGATCATCGCCTTGAAACGGGCCTGATTGGGGAATTTGCGAATGGATTCGACCAGATATTCGTAGCTTTCCGCATCACCGGTGACGAAGTCCCCGATGCGCGGGATGGCATTGAAGGAAAAGGCGTCATAGACCTTGTCGAGCACCGGCATTTCGACATTGGAAAATTCGAGGCACATGAAGCGGCCGCCGCGTTTCAAGACACGATAAGCTTCGCTCAGCGCCTTGTCGATGCGCGGCACGTTGCGGATGCCGTAAGCGATTGTGTAGGCATCGAAGCTCTTGTCCTCGAAAGGCAGTTCCTCGGCATTGCCCTCGACAAATTCGAGATGCTTGATAAGGCCATTTGCCTTTGCGCGATCCTTGCCAACGGCCAGCATCGAGCCGTTGATGTCAAAGACGGTGGAGTGGGCGGTCTTTTTCGAGCGCTCGATGACGCGGAAGGAAATGTCGCCCGTGCCGCCAGCCACATCAAGCAGCTTGAAGGGCTCGGTGCCGCGCTGCTTCTGTGGCGGGTTGAGCCAGGCAACGAAAGCGTCCTTCCAGATCCGGTGCATGCCGCCGCTCATCAGATCGTTCATGATGTCATAGCGGTCCGCCACCTGATGGAAGACCTTGTTGACCATAGGCTGCTTTTCGCCTTCTCCGACCTGTTCAAAGCCGAAGGAGGTGGCCATTTCCGTCACATTTTCCGTGCGCTGTCTGTTCTGTGCCGACATGTCTTTGTCCTGCGCCCCGCATCAGGGCGGGGG
Proteins encoded:
- the ubiE gene encoding bifunctional demethylmenaquinone methyltransferase/2-methoxy-6-polyprenyl-1,4-benzoquinol methylase UbiE, which translates into the protein MSAQNRQRTENVTEMATSFGFEQVGEGEKQPMVNKVFHQVADRYDIMNDLMSGGMHRIWKDAFVAWLNPPQKQRGTEPFKLLDVAGGTGDISFRVIERSKKTAHSTVFDINGSMLAVGKDRAKANGLIKHLEFVEGNAEELPFEDKSFDAYTIAYGIRNVPRIDKALSEAYRVLKRGGRFMCLEFSNVEMPVLDKVYDAFSFNAIPRIGDFVTGDAESYEYLVESIRKFPNQARFKAMIEKAGFEQVTYRNLSGGITAMHSGWKL
- the ubiB gene encoding 2-polyprenylphenol 6-hydroxylase, whose translation is MIGASSALFRLARAGYILAREGVFSIIEPPADLPTVPRLGLSVLRLIEHRGISDRNKGERLSAALNRLGPSYVKMGQFLATRPDVVGPELAEALTSLQDRVPAFGLEAARKAVAEALGKPVEAVFVDFSDPVAAASIAQVHKASFLDADGELQQVAVKVLRPNIAERFHADLAGFYIAARMIEAIHTPSRRLRPVAVVDTLARSIQLEMDFRLEAAAMSELGEHCAKDTDFRVPTVHWDKSTKTILTMEWIDGIKLNDMEALRASGHDLKALGETVIQSFLRHALGNGFFHADMHPGNLFLDPDGKLVAVDFGIMGRIGPKEQRFLAEILYGFIVRDYRRVSQVHFDAGYVPSNQDIDTFAQALRSIGEPIHGRASSEISMASLLSQLFEFTELFGMATRTELILLQKTMVVVEGVARMMDKELNLWNTSEPVVKRWMEQNVGPAAKVKEMAGGLASLGTLSAQLPEIARRAERLSESFDVMGREGMRLDAETVAAIGKAEARESRSGRIALWIIALSLGAIAIQLWS